From Sphingobacterium bambusae:
TCTGACCGATGTCAAAACCATATTGTTGTAGTTTTTTATTGTCGACAGATACATAAACCTGTTGTTTTTGTAAACCACTTCTATTAAGTCGAGATACAGATTTGATAAGCTTCAAATTATCTTCTAATTTATCCAAATACGATTCCAGTTCTGCATAGGATCTGGTAGGAGAAGAAAGTGTTATAATTTGAGCTGTAACTTCTCCAAAATTAGCATCTACGATAGGACCTATAACACTATTAGGTAAAACTTGTGGCATGTTAACATTAAGTCCATGCTGTAATGTGCTCCAAAACTTTTTCCTATCTTTAATACGGGCATGGACATGAACCGTAATAAAGGTCTGTCCATTCTTGGTCTGAGACTTAGTTTTTTCTTTGTCAATTTCTTCAAAGGAAAAAAGATATTGCTCTATTTTGTTGGTTACCTGTTTTTCTGTTTGCAGCTCATCTGCTCCCGGATAAAAAGCCATTACCATGGCAATAGGCATGTCTAGTTTTGGATTCTCCGCTCGAGGCATATTTAAAAGAGAGTAAACACCCAGAGCCATGAATAGCACTATAGTAACAATAGCTACTTGTTTGTACTTCATGGCAGCTTCTATGAAATTTATTTTTCTTTTTTTCATAATATATTTGAAATCAATTAGGCAAAGACCTTCCTACTTTCGCTGCTGTAGCAAGAAAGCACATTGACTTTGAGTCATTTTTTATAGGTTGAAGATTAATTCAACCTTTTTTAAAGATTTTAAGATTTTATTTAGAAGCTTACAGAACTTCCGTCTTTTAATTTGGCTTGACCATTAACGACCAATCGGTCCCCCTGCTGTAGCCCCTGTTTTATTATCACACTGTTTTTTCCTGTAATTGAGCCTAATTCCACTCGCTTGCGTAAGGCCTTATTTTTATCCGTTACTAAAAAAACATATGATACATTATCTTCTCCTTTGATAATGGCACTTGCAGGAATATGTATGACCTGATCTGATTTACCTGTTTGCACGGAGGTTTGGGTTAACATACCAGGCAAGAGTTGTCCTGAATTAATAAGCCTGATTTTGACATCATATGTTTTAGAAACAGGGTCTGCTTGCGGAATAATAATAGACACTTTTCCATTAAAAGAAGCTTCTAATGTTGGTATATAAACAGTCGCATCCATTCCTTTCTTGATAATTCCTACTTCACTTTCAGGTACAGTAACTTTGGCATACAGATAGTCCGTTTTAACGATATTAAACGCAGGCATACCCGGAGCGGCAGTACTGCCTTGCTCGACCATTTTCTGTGTAACAATTCCGTCCATGGGTGACAGTAATTTACTGTCTTTGATATGCTTGGCGTTGATGGCTTTATTTGCTTTTGCCTGTGCCAGCTTAGTTTTTATATCGATATAATCTTTTTCAGGAAGACTTCCCTTGGAATAAAGACCATTTAATCTGGTAAACATATCCTCTGCCTGTTCTAATGTAGCTTGGGCTATCTCATGAGCATGGATATACTCGGTAGCATCAATACTTGCTAATAACTGCCCTTTCCTTACGAATTCTCCCTCTTGTATACCAACGTTATTAATAACTCCGGGCACTGCAAACCCAATCGTCACTTTGTTATCAGGCTCTAATGTACCTGAATATTGCAATACGCCAGGTTCATCTGAAATTGTTATTGTTTCTGTGGCAACTTTTATCGATTGCTGAACATTTTCCTTTTTCTCCTCTGTTCTGCATCCAGTAAGTGCAAGTATTAAGATTACTGCCCCTGCAGCTTTCCATTTGAATATTCCCATGTATTTCTTTGCTTTATATTTTTTACTATTTTAATCACTGATAGATTAGCATTTTAACGACCAGTCACGAACTTATTGCAAAGGTCAGCGGTAATTAGAATATTTTCTTGCCCAAAATGAGACAAAACATGTCCGTTTCACGGTTTAGGTATTATTGGAAATACCCGAATTAGAAAATGGACAACTTATTTAGCAGAGAATTTATGTAAAAAAGAATATGGCAAAATGAGAGAAAACCTATCTGATATTTATAATATAGGCGTTCTTTTTTAATACGAGATGTTTATGACTTTGAACCAATGGTCCTGCGGTATTCCTGCGGAGAATTTCCTGTCATACGCTTGAAAAATTTTGAAAAGAATGAAGGACTGCTATAATTAAGATTGTACGCTATTTTTGATATACTTTGGTAAGGATCAGCTAAAACACGTTTGGCCTCAGCAATATTCGCTTCATCAATTACAACACCTGCGGTTTTACCAGTTACTTCTTTCACTGTTTCAGATAAATACTTGGCCGTTACAAAAAGTTTATCGGCATAATAATCGACTCTACGTTCTGAGAGACATTCTTGATCAACCAATTTAAGAAACTTTAAGACCAAATCTTCCTTTCGACCGAATTCCAAGGAACTTACGGCTTGAGATCTTGAATTGAAATTTGCGATATCG
This genomic window contains:
- a CDS encoding efflux RND transporter periplasmic adaptor subunit; amino-acid sequence: MGIFKWKAAGAVILILALTGCRTEEKKENVQQSIKVATETITISDEPGVLQYSGTLEPDNKVTIGFAVPGVINNVGIQEGEFVRKGQLLASIDATEYIHAHEIAQATLEQAEDMFTRLNGLYSKGSLPEKDYIDIKTKLAQAKANKAINAKHIKDSKLLSPMDGIVTQKMVEQGSTAAPGMPAFNIVKTDYLYAKVTVPESEVGIIKKGMDATVYIPTLEASFNGKVSIIIPQADPVSKTYDVKIRLINSGQLLPGMLTQTSVQTGKSDQVIHIPASAIIKGEDNVSYVFLVTDKNKALRKRVELGSITGKNSVIIKQGLQQGDRLVVNGQAKLKDGSSVSF